The [Bacillus] selenitireducens MLS10 genome includes a region encoding these proteins:
- the carB gene encoding carbamoyl-phosphate synthase (glutamine-hydrolyzing) large subunit, with amino-acid sequence MSDAESIKKVLVVGSGPIVIGQAAEFDYAGTQACLALKEAGIEVLLLNNNPATIMTDSTIVDHVYFEPMTIQSIEKIFKQEKPDGMIGTLGGQTGLNLTIAAHDAGLFETYGVKLLGTSVDAIQKGEDREKFRQLMIDIDEPIAESSIVETVEEGFAFVEEIGYPVILRPAYTLGGAGGGFAYNDEEFETILKNGLKQSPIHQVLVEKSIKGWKEVEYEVMRDANDTCTIVCNMENMDPVGVHTGDSIVVAPSQTLTDVQFQMLRTSSLKVIRALGVIGGCNIQFALHPKTDDYVIIEVNPRVSRSSALASKATGYPIARIAAQCALGMNLHEIINPITGNTFASFEPALDYIVVKLPRFPFDKFPEADRTLGTQMKATGEVMALDRTFEGAMNKAIRSLEMNVRSLTLPLIEKKTEAELTDLLQNPNDLRLFALAEAMRRGMTNEEIHQLTAIDHWFLSKVKKMVSLEEEAKTMQVTEVTGDWLKHAKRCNISDEWLSAQLGIPFLKLRELYDDYGIAPGYQLVDTCAGEFDAKTPYYYSTWSGHDEVNIPSDTKKILVLGSGPIRIGQGIEFDYCSVHAVQAVQKAGYEAVIMNNNPETVSTDYAVADRLYFEPLSLDDVWSVIVKEQVEGVIVQFGGQTAINLAADLEELGVHVFGTSSKAINAVEDREVFYELLNQFDIDHIRGEMAHGPYELKGAADKLGFPVLIRPSYVIGGQSMFICYDHDELETYAERIQLETNDRCWPLLIDQYVPGKECEVDVITDGQDILIPGIFEHLEKAGVHSGDSVTIFPSITLTDTEKQMITDISKTIAVEGKINGMMNIQFVLHEGHVYVLEVNPRSSRTVPIMSKVTGVPMIEYAVRAQLGEALSSITKETGLMSEVPYYTVKAPVFSATKLKGVDHVLGPEMKSTGEVIGIGQTKEEAIQKATVHMTGSTEKRSDQTWFVSVSDRLKSDFGILLDNMEEHPGHYFATPGTAALLEKKGLNVSGIMDSKEEINQWFRTDPPAIVLNIANQGRQKQKVGFFIRETATKFDVPCYTNLETFKEVTGTGLKKDLSKQDVYPLDYYLNQKGNEVSL; translated from the coding sequence ATGTCAGATGCAGAAAGCATAAAAAAAGTCCTCGTAGTCGGGTCCGGTCCTATTGTGATCGGACAGGCTGCCGAGTTTGATTACGCAGGAACCCAGGCCTGCCTCGCATTAAAGGAGGCAGGCATTGAAGTCCTCTTATTAAATAACAACCCCGCGACGATCATGACGGATTCCACCATTGTGGATCATGTATATTTCGAACCGATGACGATTCAATCCATTGAAAAAATCTTCAAACAGGAGAAGCCCGATGGGATGATCGGTACTCTCGGTGGCCAAACCGGTCTGAATCTGACCATCGCCGCTCACGATGCCGGCCTCTTTGAGACTTACGGAGTGAAGCTTCTCGGTACTTCGGTGGACGCCATTCAAAAAGGGGAAGACCGCGAGAAATTCAGACAGCTGATGATCGATATTGATGAACCGATTGCCGAGTCATCAATCGTCGAGACCGTTGAGGAGGGGTTTGCCTTCGTCGAGGAAATCGGCTATCCGGTCATTTTACGTCCTGCCTATACACTCGGCGGTGCAGGAGGAGGTTTCGCCTATAATGATGAAGAATTTGAAACCATCTTGAAAAACGGTCTGAAACAGAGCCCCATTCATCAGGTTCTCGTTGAGAAAAGCATTAAAGGGTGGAAGGAAGTCGAATATGAGGTCATGCGGGACGCCAATGATACCTGTACGATCGTCTGTAACATGGAGAACATGGACCCTGTCGGTGTTCATACCGGTGACTCCATCGTTGTGGCACCTTCGCAAACCCTGACAGACGTTCAGTTTCAAATGCTTCGTACATCTTCATTGAAAGTCATACGCGCACTCGGGGTCATCGGCGGATGCAATATTCAGTTTGCCCTGCATCCGAAGACCGATGATTATGTCATCATTGAAGTCAATCCGCGAGTGAGCCGTTCTTCTGCGCTTGCATCCAAGGCAACAGGCTATCCAATCGCCCGAATTGCCGCTCAATGCGCACTCGGCATGAATCTTCATGAAATCATCAATCCGATTACAGGGAACACGTTTGCCTCTTTTGAACCTGCACTTGATTATATCGTAGTGAAGCTACCGAGATTTCCATTTGATAAATTCCCCGAAGCGGATCGGACACTCGGCACACAGATGAAAGCGACAGGAGAAGTCATGGCACTCGACCGCACCTTTGAGGGAGCTATGAACAAGGCCATCCGATCCCTTGAAATGAACGTCCGGTCACTGACCCTGCCTCTTATTGAAAAGAAAACAGAGGCGGAACTGACGGATTTACTCCAAAACCCAAATGACCTCAGGCTTTTTGCCCTTGCAGAAGCGATGCGAAGAGGAATGACAAACGAAGAGATTCATCAACTGACGGCCATCGATCACTGGTTTCTATCGAAGGTCAAGAAAATGGTGTCCCTTGAAGAAGAAGCCAAAACGATGCAAGTTACGGAAGTTACCGGTGATTGGCTCAAGCATGCTAAACGCTGCAACATTAGTGACGAGTGGCTTTCAGCACAGCTCGGCATTCCTTTTTTAAAGCTGCGTGAACTCTATGATGATTACGGCATTGCCCCCGGCTATCAGCTTGTAGACACCTGTGCAGGAGAGTTTGATGCCAAGACGCCTTACTATTATTCAACCTGGAGCGGACACGATGAAGTGAATATCCCGTCTGATACGAAAAAAATACTCGTGCTCGGATCCGGTCCAATCCGGATTGGACAAGGCATTGAGTTTGATTATTGCTCTGTGCATGCCGTCCAGGCGGTTCAAAAAGCCGGATATGAGGCTGTAATAATGAACAACAACCCGGAAACCGTCAGCACAGACTACGCGGTTGCGGATCGCCTTTATTTCGAACCGCTTTCCCTTGATGATGTATGGAGTGTCATTGTCAAAGAACAGGTGGAAGGGGTGATCGTTCAGTTTGGCGGTCAGACAGCCATCAATCTCGCCGCAGATCTTGAAGAGCTTGGTGTACATGTCTTTGGCACTTCTTCAAAAGCGATTAATGCCGTAGAGGACAGGGAAGTCTTTTATGAGCTCCTTAATCAGTTTGACATTGATCATATCAGAGGTGAGATGGCCCACGGTCCTTATGAGTTAAAAGGAGCTGCTGACAAGCTAGGATTTCCGGTATTGATCCGCCCTTCATATGTCATTGGCGGGCAATCCATGTTCATCTGTTATGACCACGATGAACTCGAAACCTATGCAGAACGGATCCAGCTTGAAACAAATGATCGCTGCTGGCCGCTTTTGATTGATCAGTATGTGCCAGGTAAAGAGTGCGAAGTCGATGTCATCACAGACGGACAGGATATTCTCATTCCGGGCATTTTTGAACATCTCGAGAAAGCCGGTGTTCATTCCGGAGACAGCGTTACGATCTTCCCATCCATCACCCTGACAGACACCGAGAAACAAATGATCACCGATATCTCAAAGACAATCGCAGTCGAGGGAAAGATAAATGGAATGATGAACATCCAGTTTGTTCTTCATGAGGGGCATGTGTATGTTCTTGAGGTCAATCCGCGCTCATCGAGAACTGTGCCAATCATGAGCAAGGTCACGGGCGTTCCGATGATTGAATATGCTGTCAGAGCCCAACTCGGTGAAGCTCTGTCATCCATTACAAAGGAAACCGGTCTGATGAGTGAAGTTCCATACTACACGGTAAAGGCTCCAGTGTTTTCAGCAACCAAACTTAAGGGCGTTGACCATGTCCTCGGCCCTGAAATGAAATCCACAGGAGAAGTGATCGGGATCGGACAGACCAAAGAAGAAGCCATCCAAAAAGCCACCGTTCATATGACCGGTTCAACAGAGAAACGAAGTGATCAGACGTGGTTTGTCTCTGTCTCGGATCGACTGAAGAGCGATTTTGGCATCCTCCTTGATAACATGGAAGAACACCCCGGTCATTATTTCGCAACACCCGGTACTGCAGCGTTGCTTGAGAAAAAAGGATTGAATGTTTCAGGTATTATGGATTCAAAAGAAGAAATCAATCAGTGGTTTCGAACAGACCCTCCTGCCATTGTATTAAACATTGCCAATCAAGGCCGTCAAAAACAGAAAGTCGGGTTCTTTATCAGGGAAACAGCTACGAAGTTTGACGTGCCATGCTACACAAACCTTGAAACGTTTAAAGAAGTCACCGGTACAGGGCTAAAGAAAGACCTGTCAAAGCAGGATGTATATCCGCTCGACTATTATCTGAATCAAAAAGGAAATGAGGTATCTCTCTGA
- a CDS encoding carbamoyl phosphate synthase small subunit codes for MTKGYLILNTGDVLEGTWIGSETYTEGEVVFNTSMTGYQEMITDPSYAGQIVTLCYPLVGNYGMNSWDNESKQPACKGVIVGEACEAPSNGKMETGFSDQLLKWDIPGLANVNTRKLVSLIRKHQTLKGKITTDPHATPEFPTPLYAPGQLVEQVAVKKPVSYLGKGKHVVLLDFGYKASILKDLLKQNLRVTVVPYHTSTMEIAAMKPDGILISNGPGDPEDHVMHFPKIKELTDQYPVLGICLGHQLIAMSYGAASKKMAYGHRGGNHPILDHETGKVWITSQNHGYDIDPSSCKDSELHVRFTNINDGGIEGFYHPEKPVLSVQFHPEARPGPVDTAYIFDEFIEAMLCTGGKTSCQMQKA; via the coding sequence ATGACAAAAGGATACTTGATTCTTAATACAGGCGATGTTCTTGAAGGAACATGGATTGGTTCGGAAACTTATACGGAAGGTGAAGTGGTCTTTAACACAAGTATGACCGGGTATCAGGAAATGATTACAGACCCCTCCTACGCAGGACAAATCGTGACCCTTTGCTATCCGCTGGTCGGTAACTACGGGATGAACAGTTGGGATAACGAAAGCAAACAGCCCGCATGCAAAGGCGTCATCGTCGGTGAAGCTTGCGAAGCCCCAAGTAACGGCAAAATGGAGACCGGTTTTTCGGATCAATTGCTGAAATGGGACATTCCAGGCTTAGCCAATGTAAACACCCGAAAGCTGGTTTCCCTCATACGAAAACATCAGACACTGAAGGGCAAAATCACGACCGATCCTCACGCAACGCCGGAATTCCCAACACCGCTGTATGCACCCGGTCAATTGGTTGAGCAGGTTGCTGTTAAAAAACCCGTTTCTTATTTGGGAAAGGGCAAACATGTCGTTTTGCTTGATTTCGGATATAAAGCATCCATTCTGAAAGATTTACTGAAACAGAACCTTCGCGTGACCGTCGTCCCTTATCACACTTCAACCATGGAGATTGCAGCGATGAAACCTGACGGCATTCTCATCAGCAACGGCCCTGGAGATCCGGAAGATCATGTCATGCATTTTCCAAAGATCAAAGAACTGACCGATCAGTACCCTGTTCTTGGTATCTGCCTCGGCCATCAGCTGATTGCCATGTCCTACGGTGCAGCTTCAAAGAAAATGGCTTACGGGCACAGAGGGGGCAATCATCCAATCCTTGATCATGAAACCGGTAAGGTATGGATCACCTCTCAGAACCACGGTTACGACATTGATCCTTCAAGCTGCAAGGATTCTGAGCTTCACGTCCGTTTCACCAATATCAATGACGGGGGAATCGAAGGATTCTACCATCCGGAAAAACCTGTTCTGTCCGTTCAGTTCCATCCGGAAGCAAGACCAGGTCCAGTTGATACAGCCTATATTTTTGATGAATTTATTGAAGCAATGTTGTGTACAGGAGGGAAAACGTCATGTCAGATGCAGAAAGCATAA
- a CDS encoding acetylornithine transaminase, with translation MSTQTSQTTAVMNTYGRFPITLVSGKGSYVYTDDGTRYLDFTAGIATCNLGHTPEAVKDALHKQIDTLWHVSNLYTIPAQNKLASLLTENLPLDQVFFCNSGAEANEAAIKLVKKYWFDHGEHSRNTIVTFTQSFHGRTGTTMAATGQEKIHQGFTPLTPGFHYAPFNDDKGLDVINKDTTAAVMLELIQGEGGVIPAQRAWIEKLQQTCNANQVPILIDEVQSGAGRTGTFFAFEQYPVSPDIVTSAKGLGSGFPIGAMLASKTFADHFTPGSHGSTFGGNPLAATAAAETVSIIRNPEFLEQVKQNSETLKKALQRLQTKTDLIKEVRGKGFLIGLELTVEATELIRALHTRQILTLPAGPNVLRLVPPLTVTEKEIMTFITGLTETINEIENGGNKS, from the coding sequence ATGAGTACCCAAACCTCTCAAACTACTGCAGTAATGAATACGTATGGCCGCTTTCCAATCACACTTGTCAGCGGGAAAGGCAGTTACGTCTACACGGATGACGGGACGCGATACCTTGATTTCACAGCCGGTATTGCCACGTGTAACCTCGGACACACGCCTGAGGCCGTCAAAGACGCCCTGCATAAACAGATTGATACACTCTGGCATGTCTCAAATCTGTATACCATTCCCGCTCAAAATAAGCTTGCATCGCTGTTAACTGAGAATCTCCCACTTGATCAGGTCTTCTTTTGTAACAGCGGCGCAGAAGCAAATGAAGCTGCGATTAAGCTGGTCAAGAAATACTGGTTCGATCATGGAGAGCATAGCCGGAACACCATCGTGACCTTCACACAGTCTTTCCATGGACGAACGGGCACAACGATGGCTGCAACAGGACAGGAAAAAATCCATCAGGGATTTACCCCGTTAACACCAGGATTCCATTATGCCCCTTTCAATGATGACAAAGGACTGGACGTAATCAATAAGGATACAACAGCCGCTGTCATGCTGGAGCTTATTCAGGGCGAAGGAGGCGTCATCCCTGCTCAAAGAGCGTGGATCGAAAAACTCCAACAAACCTGTAATGCTAATCAAGTTCCAATCCTTATTGATGAAGTGCAGTCAGGAGCCGGCCGAACAGGAACTTTCTTTGCTTTTGAACAATACCCCGTTTCACCGGATATTGTTACTTCGGCCAAAGGCCTTGGTTCCGGATTTCCAATAGGAGCCATGCTTGCCTCAAAGACGTTTGCGGATCACTTTACTCCCGGAAGCCACGGCAGCACCTTTGGCGGCAATCCGCTTGCCGCCACTGCCGCGGCAGAAACCGTATCGATCATCCGGAATCCGGAATTTCTGGAACAGGTGAAACAGAACAGTGAAACTCTTAAAAAAGCTTTACAAAGATTACAGACAAAGACGGATCTGATTAAAGAAGTAAGAGGGAAGGGCTTTCTGATCGGTTTGGAGCTGACGGTTGAAGCAACAGAGTTGATACGGGCTTTGCATACGAGACAGATTCTCACATTACCCGCAGGCCCTAACGTGTTGCGTCTCGTCCCCCCATTGACCGTCACCGAAAAAGAAATTATGACATTCATTACCGGTTTAACGGAAACCATAAACGAAATCGAAAATGGAGGGAATAAATCATGA
- the argB gene encoding acetylglutamate kinase — protein sequence MKPAIIKIGGSTISQLPSTFYRDIGELYETRQVVVVHGGGPAINESLAKQQIKPDFHQGLRVTSSAVMKVVEEVLAGSLNKALVRHFSDQNVKAAGISGQDGQLLKARILNEKLGLVGDVKEVNPSVIHALLNAGFIPVIAPVGLGEHGEALNINADHAAVHIAKSLGGDLIFATDVPGVMKHNHVLTHLSHDEAKDLIKDGTISGGMIPKVEAALHAVQSGIEQTFILNGFETGVITAYQHNRSTGTTFSKKVVQS from the coding sequence ATGAAACCTGCCATTATCAAAATCGGAGGCAGCACGATCAGCCAACTGCCTTCAACCTTCTATCGTGATATCGGAGAGCTCTATGAAACGCGACAGGTGGTAGTCGTTCACGGCGGTGGACCTGCGATTAATGAGAGTCTCGCGAAACAGCAAATTAAGCCCGATTTTCATCAGGGACTCCGTGTTACTTCATCCGCCGTTATGAAGGTTGTCGAAGAAGTTCTTGCAGGTTCACTGAACAAAGCACTCGTCAGACATTTCTCAGATCAAAATGTGAAAGCGGCGGGCATATCCGGTCAGGACGGTCAGCTGTTGAAAGCGCGTATTTTGAATGAAAAGCTTGGTCTTGTTGGCGATGTAAAAGAGGTGAATCCAAGTGTAATCCATGCTCTTTTGAATGCGGGATTCATACCGGTCATCGCCCCTGTAGGACTTGGAGAACATGGAGAAGCCTTAAATATCAATGCCGATCACGCAGCTGTCCACATAGCAAAGTCACTTGGCGGAGATTTGATCTTTGCCACAGATGTTCCTGGTGTAATGAAACATAATCATGTCTTAACACATCTCAGTCATGATGAAGCAAAGGACCTGATTAAAGACGGCACCATCTCAGGAGGCATGATCCCAAAAGTGGAAGCCGCTCTCCACGCTGTTCAATCAGGTATTGAACAAACGTTTATTTTGAACGGTTTTGAAACAGGCGTCATCACTGCTTATCAGCATAACCGTTCAACCGGCACAACATTTTCCAAGAAGGTGGTTCAGTCATGA
- the argJ gene encoding bifunctional glutamate N-acetyltransferase/amino-acid acetyltransferase ArgJ gives MTTTDEQTVTILDQGHVTSPKGFKAGGVHCGLRKTKLDFGWIHSDKPANAAGVYTLNSFKAAPLHVTKAAIDSNGKIQTIITNSAVANSCTGPEGEENAKLMQQLAAEKMHVNVQDVAVLSTGVIGVQLPMNEIKQGIQSMTHDENYGAERFEQAILTTDTVTKHTAVTCIIDGHKITIGGAAKGSGMIHPNMATMLAYMTTDANVGQKALQHVLSDVTNDTYNMITVDGDSSTNDTVLFLANGEQPNQELTPEHPEWPVFKEAVKTVAETLAKKIAQDGEGATKLVAVHVQNASSKPSARKVAKAVISSNLVKTAVYGADPNWGRIVCAVGYSEEPVDPNIVEVKLGPTTVVSDGLPVAFDESKSKEYLSNEQIDIYVNLNQGNENACAWGCDLTYQYVKINASYRT, from the coding sequence ATGACAACCACTGACGAACAGACCGTGACGATACTAGATCAGGGACATGTAACAAGCCCTAAAGGATTCAAAGCCGGAGGTGTTCATTGCGGGTTGCGAAAAACCAAATTGGACTTTGGTTGGATTCATTCTGATAAGCCGGCAAACGCAGCCGGTGTTTATACATTGAATTCATTCAAAGCCGCTCCTCTGCATGTTACGAAAGCTGCCATCGACAGCAACGGGAAAATACAGACGATCATTACAAACAGCGCTGTTGCCAACTCGTGCACCGGTCCGGAAGGTGAGGAAAATGCAAAACTCATGCAACAGCTCGCGGCTGAAAAAATGCATGTGAACGTTCAGGACGTCGCTGTCTTGTCTACAGGTGTTATCGGGGTTCAACTGCCAATGAATGAAATTAAACAGGGCATTCAATCCATGACGCATGACGAGAACTACGGTGCAGAACGCTTTGAACAGGCCATATTGACGACAGATACCGTAACAAAGCACACGGCCGTAACCTGCATAATTGACGGTCACAAGATCACAATTGGCGGTGCTGCGAAAGGGTCGGGGATGATTCACCCCAACATGGCGACAATGCTCGCATATATGACGACAGATGCCAACGTCGGGCAAAAGGCCCTGCAACATGTATTATCTGATGTCACGAATGACACATACAATATGATTACCGTAGATGGGGACTCAAGTACAAACGATACCGTATTGTTTCTCGCAAATGGCGAACAGCCCAATCAGGAACTGACTCCTGAACATCCTGAATGGCCGGTATTTAAAGAAGCGGTTAAGACCGTTGCAGAAACGCTGGCCAAAAAGATTGCCCAGGACGGTGAAGGGGCTACAAAACTGGTTGCGGTGCATGTGCAGAATGCCTCTTCAAAGCCATCAGCACGAAAAGTCGCAAAAGCAGTGATATCTTCCAATCTTGTCAAAACCGCCGTATATGGCGCTGATCCCAACTGGGGGCGCATTGTCTGTGCTGTGGGGTACAGTGAAGAACCGGTTGACCCGAACATCGTCGAGGTAAAACTCGGTCCGACAACGGTCGTTTCAGACGGACTCCCTGTCGCATTCGATGAGAGCAAATCCAAAGAATATCTGTCGAATGAGCAAATCGACATCTATGTCAACCTGAATCAAGGTAATGAAAATGCATGTGCATGGGGATGCGATTTAACCTATCAATACGTCAAGATCAATGCCAGTTACAGAACGTAA